One window of the Cryptomeria japonica chromosome 7, Sugi_1.0, whole genome shotgun sequence genome contains the following:
- the LOC131856366 gene encoding disease resistance protein RML1B-like codes for MASSSSSYQQNHELNAFSGFEPPGNRRKVSESAILYDVFINHRGPDVKQTLAARLYNSFEQLGIRAFLDSKEKELGNSFPSIIETAICSAKVHIAIFSKTYAESPWCLAELVLMLKSTAKITPLFYQVKPFDLRYIEGGAYAEAFNKYREKSRYLEKLSEWKEALQSLSLIDGEEFYSDRDYREIVAAAQKDVQRKTPLHVAEYPVGLNNLVDDFRRRCLDELVQDIDIQCGQEERKHKAKVIVTCSTVMDILKKSGSSLVIVTTRDVGVLITAGITVGYNLKGMGRSHARELFCWHAFDQAHPCNGYEELSDDFVNACGGLPLSLQVLGRHVRGRNHSYWSSELTKGEKMLHWDVKQRLRISFDSLDNEEKQEQ; via the exons AtggcatcttcatcatcatcttacCAGCAAAATCATGAATTAAATGCTTTCTCTGGATTTGAACCTCCCGGCAATAGAAGGAAGGTTTCTGAATCTGCAATATTGTATGATGTTTTCATTAACCACAGAGGCCCAGATGTCAAACAAACTTTGGCTGCTCGGCTTTACAACTCCTTTGAGCAGTTGGGAATACGGGCGTTTCTTGATTCCAAGGAGAAGGAACTAGGAAACTCGTTTCCTTCTATTATTGAGACAGCCATCTGCTCTGCTAAGGTACACATAGCCATCTTTTCCAAAACATATGCAGAGTCACCTTGGTGTTTAGCTGAGCTGGTTCTCATGTTAAAAAGTACCGCCAAAATTACCCCCCTGTTCTATCAAGTGAAACCTTTTGATCTCCGGTACATAGAAGGGGGAGCATATGCTGAAGCATTCAATAAATATAGAGAGAAGAGCAGATACCTTGAGAAGCTTAGCGAGTGGAAGGAAGCCCTTCAGTCTCTTTCACTTATAGACGGTGAAGAATTTTACAG TGATAGGGATTACCGAGAGATAGTAGCAGCTGCGCAGAAAGATGTGCAAAGAAAAACACCTTTACATGTTGCTGAATATCCAGTGGGACTTAACAATCTTGTGGATGATTTTCGAAGGCGATGCCTTGATGAACTTGTACAAGATATTGATATTCAGTGCGGGCAGGAAGAAAGGAAGCATAAGGCTAAGGTAATTG TTACATGCTCTACTGTCATGGATATCCTTAAAAAATCTGGTAGTAGTCTGGTTATTGTCACAACCCGTGACGTTGGTGTGCTTATAACCGCAGGGATTACTGTTGGTTATAATTTAAAAGGAATGGGTAGAAGTCATGCCAGAGAACTCTTTTGTTGGCACGCCTTCGACCAAGCTCATCCGTGCAATGGGTATGAGGAGCTGAGTGACGACTTTGTAAACGCCTGTGGAGGCTTACCTTTGTCGCTTCAGGTTCTGGGCAGACACGTCCGTGGCAGAAATCACAGTTATTGGAGCTCAGAATTGACTAAAGGTGAAAAGATGCTGCATTGGGACGTAAAGCAAAGGCTGAGAATAA